ATCATTTACAATTTCAGAAGTAGATGAGCGCCTGTACGGCTCGTTTATTGAACATCTTGGAAGAGCGGTCTATGGCGGGATATATGAGCCTGAGCATCCAGAAGCGGATGAAGAGGGATTTCGGAAAGACGTTATAGAGTTAGTTAAACGTTTAAATGTTCCTATAATTAGATATCCCGGTGGTAATATGGTATCTGCTTATAATTGGGAAGATGGCATCGGGCCGCGCGAAGAAAGGCCGAGGCGTCTCGAATTGGCATGGCGTACGATAGAGACAAACCAAATGGGTACAAATGAATTTGTGGCTTGGTCTAAAAAAGTTAACGCCGATGTCATGATGGCCGTGAATCTTGGGACACGTGGTATTGATGCGGCAAGAAATTTTTTAGAATATTGTAATCATCCAGGTGGTACGTACTGGAGTGATTTAAGAAAAGAACATGGCTATAAAAATCCGCATAACATTAAAGTTTGGTGCTTAGGAAATGAAATGGATGGATCGTGGCAGGTTGGTCATAAAACGGCCCATGAATACGGTCGATTAGCCTTAGAAACAGGGAAGGCAATGCGACTCGTTGACCCAGACATCGAGCTTGTAGCTTGTGGCAGTTCTAATACGAATATGCCTACCTTCCCAGAATATGAAGCCACGACATTGGAACATACGTATGATGTGGTTGATTACATTTCATTACACCAATACTACGGAAATCGGTCTAATGATACAGAAAACTATTTGGCGAAAACGATGGATATGGATCACTTTATAAAAACAGTTATT
The DNA window shown above is from Salipaludibacillus agaradhaerens and carries:
- the arfA gene encoding arabinosylfuranosidase ArfA → MVLAQQKASIIIDKSFTISEVDERLYGSFIEHLGRAVYGGIYEPEHPEADEEGFRKDVIELVKRLNVPIIRYPGGNMVSAYNWEDGIGPREERPRRLELAWRTIETNQMGTNEFVAWSKKVNADVMMAVNLGTRGIDAARNFLEYCNHPGGTYWSDLRKEHGYKNPHNIKVWCLGNEMDGSWQVGHKTAHEYGRLALETGKAMRLVDPDIELVACGSSNTNMPTFPEYEATTLEHTYDVVDYISLHQYYGNRSNDTENYLAKTMDMDHFIKTVIATCDYIKAKKRSKKTINLSFDEWNVWYHSNDQDRQIEPWSIAPPQLEDVYNFEDALLVGSMLMTMLRHADRVKMACMAQLVNVIAPIMTENGGGAWEQTIFYPYMHVSLYGRGVSLQPVVSSPKYDSKDFTDVPYIDSAVVYNEEAEELTVFVLNRHLTDKMTLTIDVRSFEGYQILEHIVLEHDDLKAVNTLGNQRVKPHSNGDASLTYDGQIEALVNKASWNVIRLKKKA